A portion of the Perognathus longimembris pacificus isolate PPM17 chromosome 20, ASM2315922v1, whole genome shotgun sequence genome contains these proteins:
- the Mybpc2 gene encoding myosin-binding protein C, fast-type → MPEAKPAAKKAPKGKDAAKEPSPKEAPAEPPKEAAPEDQSPTAEEPTGIFLKKPDSVSVETGKDAVIVAKVNGKELPGKPTIKWFKGKWQELSSKSGARFSFKESQDSASNVYTVELHIGKVVLGDRGDYRLEVKAKDACDSCSFNIDVEAPRQDASGESLESFKRSGEEKSEDAGELDFSGLLKKREVVEEEKKKKKDEDDLGIPPEIWELLKGAKKKSEYEKIAFQYGITDLRGMLKRLKKAKVEVKKSAAFTVKLDPAYQVDRGNKIKLVVEISDPDLPLKWYKNGQEIKPSSKYVFENVGKKRILTINKCTLADDAAYEAAVKDEKCFTELFVKEPPVLIITPLEDQQVFVGDRVEMVVEVSEEGAQVMWMKDGVEMTREDSYKARYRFKKDGKRHILIYSDVGQEDGGRYQVITNGGQCEADLIVEEKQLEVLQDIADLTVKASEQAVFKCEVSDEKVTGKWYKNGVEVRPSKRITISHVGRFHKLVIDDVRPEDEGDYTFVPDGYALSLSAKLNFLEIKVEYVPKQEPPKIHLDCSGKTSENSIVVVAGNKLRLDVSITGEPPPVATWLKGDEVFSATEGRTHIEQRPDCSSFVIESAERADEGRYTIKVTNPAGEDVASIFLRVVDVPDPPEAVRVTSVGEDWAILVWEPPKYDGGQAVTGYLMERKKKGSQRWMKLNFEVFTETTYESTKMIEGVLYEMRVFAVNAIGVSQPSLNTKPFMPIAPTSEPLHLTVEDVTDTTTTLKWRPPDRIGAGGIDGYLVEYCLEGSEDWVPANKEPVERCGFTVKDLPTGARILFRVVGVNIAGRSLPATLVQPVTIREIVEQPKIRLPRHLRQTYIRKVGEALNLVIPFQGKPRPQVVWTKGGAPVDPARVHVRTSDLDTVFFVRQAARSDSGEYELSVQIENMKDTATIRIRVVEKAGPAENVMVKEVWGTNALVEWQPPKDDGNSEITGYFVQKADKKTMEWFNVYEHNRHTSCTVSDLIVGNEYYFRVFSENICGLSDSPGVSKNTARILKTGISLKPLEYKEHDFRTPPKFLTPLMDRVVVAGYAAALNCAVRGHPKPKVVWMKNKMEIHEDPKFLITNYQGILTLNIRRPSPFDAGTYSCRAFNELGEALAECRLDVRVPQ, encoded by the exons ATGCCCGAGGCCAAACCAG CTGCCAAAAAGGCCCCCAAGGGGAAAGATGCCGCCAAGGAACCGTCCCCTAAGGAGGCTCCTGCAGAGCCTCCCAAAG AAGCTGCACCTGAGGACCAGTCCCCCACTGCCGAGGAGCCCACGGGCATCTTCTTGAAGAAGCCCGACTCGGTGTCCGTGGAGACTG GGAAGGACGCAGTGATCGTGGCCAAGGTGAACGGCAAGGAGCTCCCGGGCAAGCCGACCATCAAGTGGTTCAAGGGGAAGTGGCAGGAGCTGAGCAGCAAGAGTGGGGCGCGCTTCTCCTTCAAGGAATCCCAGGACTCAGCCAGCAAT GTGTACACGGTGGAGCTTCACATTGGGAAGGTGGTCCTTGGGGACCGCGGGGACTACCGCCTGGAGGTCAAAGCCAAGGACGCGTGCGACAGCTGCAGCTTCAACATCGACGTGGAGG CACCCCGACAGGACGCCTCTGGTGAGAGCCTCGAAAGCTTCAAGCGCTC GGGTGAGGAAAAGTCAGAAGATGCAGGGGAGCTGGACTTCAGCGGGCTCTTGAAGAAGAG ggaggtggtggaggaggagaagaagaagaagaaagatgaagatgACTTGGGGATCCCCCCTGAGATCTGGGAGCTCCTGAAGGGAGCCAAGAAGAAGAGCGAGTACGAGAAGATCGCTTTCCAATATGGCATCACCGACCTCCGGGGCATGCTCAAGCGACTCAAGAAGGCCAAGGTGGAGGTCAAAAAGAGTGCAG CCTTCACTGTGAAGCTGGACCCTGCCTACCAGGTAGACAGGGGTAACAAGATCAAGCTGGTGGTGGAGATCAGCGACCCCGATCTTCCCCTCAAGTGGTACAAGAACGGACAGGAGATCAAGCCAAGCAGCAA GTACGTGTTTGAAAACGTGGGCAAGAAGCGGATCCTCACCATCAACAAGTGCACTCTGGCCGACGACGCTGCGTACGAGGCTGCGGTGAAGGATGAGAAGTGCTTCACCGAGCTCTTTGTCAAAG AGCCCCCAGTGCTGATCATCACTCCCCTGGAGGACCAGCAGGTGTTTGTGGGTGACCgcgtggagatggtggtggaggtgtcaGAAGAGGGGGCCCAGGTCATGTG GATGAAGGATGGGGTGGAGATGACGCGGGAGGACTCTTACAAGGCCCGCTACCGCTTCAAGAAGGATGGCAAGCGCCACATCCTCATCTACTCCGACGTGGGCCAGGAGGACGGGGGCCGGTATCAGGTCATCACCAACGGTGGCCAGTGCGAGGCCGACCTCATCGTGGAGG AGAAGCAGCTGGAAGTCCTGCAGGACATTGCTGATTTGACTGTGAAGGCCTCGGAGCAGGCCGTGTTCAAGTGTGAGGTGTCGGATGAGAAGGTGACAGGCAAGTGGTACAAGAATGGCGTGGAAGTGCGGCCCAGTAAGAGGATCACCATCTCCCACGTGGGCAG GTTTCACAAGCTGGTGATCGATGATGTCCGCCCCGAGGATGAGGGAGACTACACCTTTGTGCCTGATGGCTATGCATTGTCGCTCTCGGCCAAGCTCAACTTCCTGG AAATCAAGGTGGAGTACGTGCCCAAGCAAG AACCCCCAAAGATCCACCTGGACTGCTCAGGGAAGACCTCGGAGAACTCTATTGTTGTCGTGGCTGGGAACAAGTTGAGGCTGGACGTGTCCATCACCGGGGAGCCCCCTCCTGTCGCCACCTGGCTGAAGGGAGATGAG GTCTTCTCCGCCACTGAGGGCCGGACTCACATCGAGCAGCGCCCAGATTGCAGCAGCTTTGTGATTGAGAGCGCAGAGCGTGCAGATGAGGGCCGCTACACCATCAAGGTCACCAACCCCGCAGGCGAGGACGTGGCCTCCATCTTCCTGCGGGTTGTGG ATGTCCCTGACCCTCCGGAGGCTGTGCGTGTCACCTCGGTGGGAGAAGACTGGGCCATCTTGGTGTGGGAGCCACCCAAGTATGATGGCGGTCAGGCAGTTACTG GGTACCTCATGGAGCGGAAGAAGAAAGGCTCTCAGCGGTGGATGAAGCTGAACTTCGAGGTGTTCACCGAGACGACCTACGAATCCACCAAGATGATCGAGGGCGTTCTCTATGAGATGCGGGTGTTTGCCGTCAACGCCATCGGTgtctcccagcccagcctcaaCACCAAGCCCTTCATGCCCATCG CTCCCACAAGTGAACCACTACACCTGACGGTGGAGGACGTGACAGACACCACCACTACCCTCAAGTGGAGGCCTCCAGACAGGATCGGAGCGGGAGGCATTGACGGCTACCTTGTGGAGTACTGCCTGGAAGGCT CCGAGGACTGGGTTCCTGCCAACAAGGAGCCGGTGGAACGGTGCGGCTTCACGGTCAAGGATCTCCCCACTGGGGCGCGGATCCTCTTCCGCGTGGTGGGAGTCAACATCGCGGGGCGCAGCCTGCCGGCCACCCTGGTCCAGCCGGTCACCATCAGGGAGATCGTGG AACAGCCCAAGATCCGCCTCCCGCGCCACCTGCGCCAGACCTACATCCGCAAAGTCGGCGAGGCGCTCAACCTGGTCATCCCGTTCCAG GGCAAGCCCCGGCCGCAGGTGGTGTGGACCAAGGGCGGGGCCCCGGTGGACCCGgcgcgtgtgcacgtgcgcaccAGCGACCTGGACACCGTGTTCTTCGTGCGCCAGGCCGCACGCTCCGACTCCGGGGAGTACGAGCTGAGCGTGCAGATCGAGAACATGAAGGACACCGCCACCATCCGCATCCGGGTCGTGG AAAAGGCAGGGCCCGCGGAGAACGTGATGGTGAAGGAGGTGTGGGGCACCAACGCGCTGGTGGAGTGGCAGCCCCCCAAAGACGATGGCAACAGCGAGATCACCGGCTACTTTGTCCAGAAAGCTGACAAGAAGACCATG GAGTGGTTCAATGTGTATGAACACAACCGCCACACCAGCTGCACTGTGTCTGACCTCATCGTGGGCAACGAGTACTACTTCCGCGTGTTCAGTGAGAACATCTGTGGGCTCAGTGACTCCCCTGGGGTCTCCAAGAACACTGCCCGCATTCTCAAGACAG GAATCAGCCTCAAACCACTAGAGTACAAAGAGCATGACTTCCGGACGCCGCCCAAGTTCCTGACGCCTCTCATGGATCGGGTGGTCGTGGCGGGCTATGCTGCTGCTCTCAACTGTGCTGTTAGAGGCCACCCCAAG CCGAAGGTGGTGTGGATGAAGAACAAGATGGAGATTCACGAGGACCCCAAGTTCCTGATCACCAACTACCAGGGCATACTGACACTGAACATCCGCCGCCCCTCACCCTTCGACGCTGGGACCTACTCCTGCCGGGCCTTCAATGAGCTGGGGGAGGCACTGGCCGAGTGCAGGCTGGATGTCCGAG TGCCACAGTGA